A region of the Chryseobacterium cucumeris genome:
CTTGATGGCTTCTTCAGCTTTTGCTTTTTCTGCATCATCTTTATAGTAAATAACAGAACGGTACTGGGTTCCGATATCATTTCCCTGTCTGTTCAATTGAGTAGGATCATGAAGGAAGAAAAACACATCCATCAGCTGTTCATAAGAAATAACTGACGGATCATAAGTAATCTGTACCACTTCCGCATGTCCGGTTTCTCCTGTACAGACTTCCTGATAAGTCGGATTGTCTTTATGTCCACCTGAATATCCTGAAATAGCAGATTGTACCCCTTTCAGCATATTGAAACAGCTCTCCACGCACCAGAAACATCCGCCTCCGAAAGTAATCTGTTCTAAATTATTATTGTCCATTGTAGGTAATTATATTGTTTTATGATCTCTTCCTTTATCCGGAAAAGCAGATCAAAAATAGGAAAAACTTTTTCATTTAAATACGATTTTACGTCTGAAACGTAAATTACGATGATAGATGTGACAAATGGTTTCAAAACACAAATAAGACCAATGTTTTCACAAATAGCCACAAGAAAATACAGGATAATCATCTGTAAAAATCCGAGCGATCTGTGGGAAATACTTTCACTACAAGATGTGAATGGCAGATATCCGGAACATTTTAAAGCAGCTGGTATTAGCGATGTCATGCTGAGCTTTGTCGAAGCATATTAATTGCGCTAATTTAATCTTAAACACAAATAAGACCAATGTTTTCACAAATCACCACAAGAAAATACAGAATAGTCATCTGTGAAAATCTGTGCGATCTTTGGGAAAAACAAAAAAAGCACCCTAAAAGGATGCTCTGAATTATTTACAATAGCGTTCAGTTATTTTTCCCAAACCAAAGCACTTGCCCCAAGAATGGCAGCATCTGCTTCGTCAAGCTCACTGAATACCAGTTTTACCTTATTTCTGAAAATAGGAAGAAGGTTTCTTTCCATATGCAGTTTAGCAGGCTTTAAGATAAAATCTCCCGCTTTGATTACTCCTCCAAACAGAAGAATAGCTTCCGGTGAAGAGAACATAACAAAATTAGCCAGGGCTTCACCCAGTTTCTGACCTGTATATCTGAAAACCTCAATCGCAATAGGATCTTCCTTGATAGCACATTCGTATACTGTTTTAGAATTGATCGCATCTTCAGGATATTGGTTCAACATGGATTCCGGGAATTCTGCCCTCATTTTTTTGGCTGTAATGGTAATTCCCGTAGCAGAAGCATAGGCTTCCAGACTTCCTTCTGATCCCGTGCTCCAGTGCTTTCTACCACCAGGTTTTACAATCGTATGACCCAATTCTCCGGCAAACCCGTCATGTCCATAGATTAAACTTCCATTGGCAATGATTCCGCTGCCTACCCCTGTTCCCAGTGTAATCATGATGAAATCCTTCATTCCTCTTGCTGCTCCGAAAAGCATTTCTCCAAGAGCTGCCGCATTGGCATCATTGGTTACTGTACAAGGCAGACTGAATTTTGCCGTCATCAGTTCAGCGAAAGGAATAACGCCTTTCCAGGGAAGGTTAGGAGCCAGTTCTATCGTTCCTTTGTAGTAGTTTGCATTAGGTGCGCCTACTCCAATTCCGTCAAAGTGTGCTTCAGTTCCATACTTTTCCATCATTGGATAAACATGTTCATATAAAGCATCAATGAAATCCTCAACTTTGTCATAAGCATCGGTTCTCAGGTTTCCTTTATCCAGAACTTCACCACGGTGGTTTACGATTCCGAATTTAGTATTGGTTCCGCCGATGTCAACTCCAAGGGCAACTTGTTTTGATAAATCTATTAATGACATTTCTATTATTAAATTCTAGGCGCTAAAATTATAAAAAAGATTGTATTAATGGATTATTAATAGGGTTTTATTTAATATGTTAAACCGTTTTTACTGTTTTTTTCTTTTTTCTGCCCCACCAGATCATAAATCCGGTAACCGGAAGCGAGGCACAAATGATACTTACAATAAATGCAATGATCTTGGTAGGAAGTCCCAGAATAGCACCTACGTGAATATCATAATTGGCGTTCACAACCTTTTCTCCGAAGTTTTTGTCTTTCGGGTCATGAGTGTGCAGCAATTCCCCTGAGTTTTCATCAAAGATTAAGCTGCTGCTTTTATGGTACGAATAAGAAAGATGCTTTACGTATACTTCAAAGTTGGGGTGCTCGTGGTCATCCATATGCGGATGTCCTAAATCAATGGCGAAACCATAAGATTCAGGATATTTTGTCTGTACTGTATTGATGATTTTATCCAGTGTTCCTTCTGTTCTCAATTCGATAGGTGCCTTTGTTTTAATATGTGAGAAGTCGGGATATTTTGTTTCTCCACCGGAAAATATCACATAGATCATCGCCTGCACCACAAAGAATGCATAGAAAAGTCCGGTGATGGAAAAGACCAGAGCAAAGATCGATGCGTAAAATCCCAGTACATTATGAAGGTCGTAGTTTTTTCGCTTCCAGCTTTTAATATTTTTCCATTTGAAGGCAAAACGCTGTTTTCTGGCTGCTTTGTTCTTGGGCCACCATAGAATGATCCCGGAGATCAGCATGATAATAAAAATAATAACAGGAATTCCCACTACATAAGTTCCCCAGTCCTGTTTCAAGAGGTAGCTCCAGTGGATCATTTTTACAATATTGAAGAATCCGTATTTCTCATCATAGACTCTCAGTACTTTTCCGGTGTATGGGTTTACATAAGCCTGTTTATAAATGGGAAATTCATCAAAATAGTTCCAGGCATCCGTATTATGTTCATACCAGAAGAACATATAGGACATTTTTTTATCAATAGGAACATTTACCCAGTGGATAGGGTATTTCTCTTTTATCTGTTCCGCAACAGCCTTTTCCATTACTCTGATGGGAAGGACCTGTTTCTGCTCTATATTTTGCTCGTGATGGTAGATGACATCTTTTCGGGTGATATTTTCCACTTCATCCTTAAAAACGTACAATGCTCCGGTAATAGAGATAATAAAGATCAGAAATCCTATTCCCAATCCGAACCACAGATGCAGTTTGGCAGACCATTTCTTAATGAACCCCGGCTTCTTTTTATGATGATGTTTTTTCTTCATATAACAATAAAAGTAAAGCAAATATATGCTTTACTTTTTATTTAGTTTAATTAAAATCTGTATTCAACCATGAATGTTCCTCTCAGTCCAAGAGCATTGGTAAAATCACTGTCTCTTGCTGTCCACCATGAAATGGCAGGCTGGTACAGTTTGTTGAAAATGTTTTCAATACCTAATGATACTCTCCAGTTGTTGTTAACCTCATAACTGGATTTGAAATTGAAAACAGTATACTCAGGTACATATCCTTCACCATAAGCATACAATCCTGTCTTGGCATTAGGTTCAAATCTGTTTTGCTGGAAAGAGTGAAGCATATCAAGACCAACGGATAAAGCTGGAACAGGTCTGGCCTGAACATATGCCAATACTTTAGGGGCAGAAATTCTGCTGTTGTTGATCTTTGTTGAATAATCACCGTCATCTTTTACAGAAGTAATTCCTTCCATCCAGCTGTAGCTTCCGCCAAACTGAATCCATTTTACCGGAGTAAAGTGTAAGAATCCTTCCACTCCGTACACGATTTCAGGAGATCGCTGAATCATTAATGCTCTGTCCGGACTTTGTACGAATGATGCTCCCAGTTTCGATGTGCTTACATAAGAAGTTAATTCATAATTCAACCAACTGGAAAGCTGTCCTGTTGCTCCCAATTCGTAATTATTAACGATGATCGGTTTCGTTTCCAGATTTTTGATCGTTTCAGAAGTTGAGGTTCTTAAAATTCTTCCTAACTCATTGATAGAGTAGGCCTGAGAGAAGCTACCAAAGAGGTTGATATAAGGCTCAATATTATAGCGGATACCAATATTTCCTACCAGTGCATTGTAGCTCAGTTTTCCACCTGCAACAGGAATACTTTTCGTGAAAGTTCCGTCACTTTTAAGGGTAGAAAGGGTATTGAAGTCATCTACATTTACTTTGATGTTTTCGTAACGAAGTCCTCCTTTGATGGTGAACTTTTTAAACAGATCTATTTTTGCCAGTACGAAAGGTGCAATATTGGTCATGTTCATATTGGGAGTCCAGAAACGTCCGTCTTCCAGTTTTTGTACCGTTTCATCATTCAGAATATCGGCTCCGTAGATAATTTCTCCCTGAGAATTGGCTGAGTTCCAAAGCTGGGTATCAAAATTGAATCTTGCTCCTGCCTTTTTTGAAATTACATTCGACTGCCCGCCGTTGAAAAAGGTGTCGCTGTAGCCGTAAACGGTTTTAAAATCCTGATAATAAAGGTTGATATTCAAAGACGTTCCTGCAAACAGGTTCTTGTTGTCGTAGCTTACTCTTATGTTGTGGTTTTTAGGAGTTCCCTGGGGAGTTGTTTCCAAACCTTTCCCAATTCCTTCACCAATCGTTGGCTTGATGCCGTATTTTCCTGTTTTTAATCCTACATTCAGATCTGATCTTGATGAATAGCCAATGTAAGAAGCCTCAATTCTCTGATTTTCGTTGATGTCATAACCTATTTTCAACAGTCCGTTGTAGTTGTCCATCTTCGCAATGCTATAGGTAGGACTTATCAAAACACCATCACCGTCTTTTGTATATCCTGTTCTTTCGTAGGCTAATGAAAGGGTATAATCAAACTTGTTGATCTTTCCGGATAAAAGCTGACTGGCTCTTACTCCTAAAGTACCTCCATAAGGCTGCCCTGTAAGCCCGATCTGTGAAATCCCGGAGATTTTTTTATCTGTTTTGCTTCTTTTTGTAATATAATTGATGATCCCTCCGTCTGCTCCGTTACCATAAATGGAAGAAGCTCCTTTGATTACCTCTATTCTTTCGATCGCTGAAGGGTCAATGGTTCTTAAATCTCTTGCTCCGTTACGAAGTGGGGTAGACTGTGGAATTCCATCAATCAAAACCAGAACCTGACGTCCTCTTAAGGTCTGTCCTGTATTGGATGTCTGTCCCGAATTGGTTCCTAAACTGGGAACGGTATACTGCAGGATGCTTGTGATATCTGAGTTAACGGTCAGCTGAGACTGAATCTGTTTCTCTCCTACCACCGTTACGGAGCTTGGAACTTCTTTTATGCTTTCCTTTTTTCTGGAAGCAGTCATGACAACCTCGTCTACATTTTTAGTTTGTAAACTATCTTTTACCTGAGCAAAAACAGTGGCAGTTCCTAAGCAGGCAGCTGATAAAAGCACTTTTTTCATTATATTTTCTTTCCTTTTTTCTTTCTTTTTCCCCACCAGACCAGAAATCCGGTTACAGGGAGCGATGTACATGTGAGGCCGGCTATAAACCAGATGACTTTTCCAATGATTCCGAAGTAGGAACCGGTATGGATGTCATAATTGGCGTTGGAATATTTCTCGGCAGTATTGAGATTGTGATGAGGTTTATTGGCGAGCAGTTTTCCGGAGTATTTGTCGAATGTCAGGATGTTTCTTTCACTGTATCTTCCATCCATCCCATAAACCGTTACCGGAAGATTCTTCAGTTCTTTTCCTTTTTTATTCTTTCCGTTCAAAGTAATTCTGAAGCTGGATGATTTTGCGTACAGCTTTTGAGTTTGTGTCGCAGCGAGATCAAAAACAGCTTCATTCTTTGCCATCAGAGAGTCCGGGGATTTTCTTTCTTTTTCCTTTGGCAGTTCCCATGAACCAGACAGTGCAAAAGTAAAAGTGTTTTTTACATAGGGATAGGCAAAATATAGTCCGGTAACACTCAGAAGCAGCGCAATAAATGATGCATAGAATCCAAGAACATTATGAAGATCATAGTTTTTACGCTTCCAGTTTTTTACATTTTCCCAATTGAACCAAAAACGTCCTTTTCTTGCATTTTTGTTTTTAGGCCACCATAAAATGATCCCTGTAATCAGCATAATGACGAAAATAACAGTTGGGATTCCTACAGTATACGGTCCCCATTCTGAATTAAGCAGAAGTCCCCAGTGGATATATTTCAGAATATTGAACACATCATACTTTTCATCATAAACTGCCAGGATTTGCCCGGTGTACTGATTCACATAGACTAGTTTGTTGATGTGTACCTGCTGAAAATAATTCCATCCCTTTTTGCTTTTGTCATAGTATTCAAACTGATAGGCTTTTGTTTTGTCTAAAGGAATTTCTACAGCACTTACGGGATATTTTTCATTAAGTTCCAGCGTAACTTTTTCACGAAGCAGATGAATAGACAATGGCTTTTTTCCGATATCCTCCTTTTTCAGGTAAATGGCTTCTTTGCGTAAGCTATTCTGTATTTCATCCTTAAAAACATATAAAGTCCCTGAAAGAGAGACTATAAATACAATGATTCCAACAGATAAACCCAGCCACAAATGCAGCTTTGCAGACCATTTTTTTGCGGGAGACACTTTCTTTTTATGATGATGCTTTTTTCTCATAGCAAAAAGTTAACCCCATGAGGGGCTAACCTTTGATTTTTTAAAATTTGTATGTAACAGATCCCAGTACATTGATTAACTTCTGTGGATTCGCTGTTGTATATCCAATCCAGTAATGCTGACTTGTAAAGTTGTCAACTTTTACTCCAACTCTGAATTTTCTGGCGTCGTAAAATGCATTGGCATTCATTACAAAATACTTAGGAAGAGTGAAAGTAGATACTCTGCTGGTTGCAGGATCTAATTGATTAAATATCTTGTTGGCATTAGCAAAATTTCCTCCTACTCCGAAACCAAGCCCTTTTAAATTTCCGTCCAGAAACTGGTAACTTGCGTTAAAATTAGCCAGCCATGGAGAACCTGCTGTAGCAGGTCTTAAGCCTGTAGCCATATCCGTAGTATCATTATAGGAAACACCACCTATTAAAGAGAATCCCTTGATTAAATATGCATTTACTTCCAATTCAACACCCTTACTTTGAATTTCACCTGCCTGAGTTTGTACTGATTTACCTGCCCCGGTATATTGTCCGGTAGCTACCAGCATATTTTTAACTCTGATATCATAATAACTTACGGAAGCATTAATTTTTCCATTGATCAGATTGGCTTTGAAACCTCCTTCAAACTGATTCGCTCTTTCCGGATCCGAAAGGGCTATACTTCCTGCAAGATCGGTGGTAAAATATCCGTTGCTTTTAAAACTGTTCTGATAATTTCCAAAAATTGAAAATTTGTCTTTAATAATCTGGTAAACTACACCAGCCTTAGGAGACCATGCAGATTGATTATAAGGGTCTACCGTGGACATAAAATATTTACCTTCCTTTGCATTATTGTTTTCATATCGGAGCCCCAATACAATGTTTAATCCTGAAAGTGGAGTAAAAACGTTGGAAATATATCCACTGTAAGTATTAAGATCTCCATCACTATCAAAATGCCCAACCTTGTTTGGGTCATTATATAAATCACCTAATGTAGTTCCGTTAAAACCAGAATAATCACCACCATTAGCCGGTACACTATCAAAATTTCCGCTCGCTAAATAAATATATCTTGATCTGTCTTTTGTTTTCAGATAATCAAAACCAGCTACGGTTCTGTTTCTCATTCCATTCCCGAAAGTGAAGTCAAAGTTAAAATTCTGCTGTATCTGGAAATATGATTTTCTACTATCTCTGGTCGCCTGGTCATTTCTGTCCACAAGAAGATTATTGCTGGCATCTACTCTTGCAGCGAAATAAGGTCCGAAACCATCTGAGTAACTGCTCGAAGAGTTGATGTTGGTAGATGATTTAATATGCTCGTTGATCTTATAATTTACCTGACCGAAGATATTATTTACTCTTGCCGTAGTATAGAGGTCATTTCCAAGATAAGATTCTCTGTAATTAAGTCCCTTTTTTTCAAGGTCTTTCATATTATCAATTCCTCCAAGGTTTTCAGGTGTCAGATAAAAGAAGAAAGGTTCACCAACCGCTCTGGTGTTGAACATTTCATATTCAACATTGAACTGAAGTTTATCATTTACATTATAAGTTAAAGATGGAGCAAAGGCAAAATAGGTGTTTTTAGCATCCGTTTTCTGAAATGTTCCTTCGTTTGTATAAGCTGTATTGATTCTGAAAAGCAGTTTATTATCTTTTGTAAGTGGAGCGTTGATGTCGGCTTGTGCTCTGTAAGTATTGTAACTCCCTCCAAAAAGACTTACCTGTCCTTCGAATCTTTCATATGGTTTTTTCGTAATTCGGTTAATTAAACCACCATAAGAAGCAACATTACTTCCGTATAAAGTTCCGGAAGGTCCTTTTAAAACCTCCAGTCTTTCAATATTAATGGCATCAATTGTAGTTGTAACCGGTGATACCAAACCGTTTCTCATTGAATTGTTGGAAGGGAAACCCCTTAAAACAATAAAAGAACCTCCGTCTCCGGCTCTGCTTGTTGCCGTCCACATTTTCTGAATCCCTGTAACATTTCTGTAGGCATCATCAACTGTAAAAATAGTCTGATTTTCTAAGACTGATCTGTTAATTGAGGAAAAAACCTGCGGATCTTCAATCGCTTTTAAAGGCATTTTGTTAGAATACTCACTATCTTTTTTGACATAGGTATTAATAATTACTTCATCAATATTTTTAGTGTTGGCAGAATCCTTTTTCTGAGCAAAAGTTAGTATAGAACCTAACATTGAGGCACAGATCAGTACATTTTTCATGAAACTCAAATTTTCTGCAAATATATTATTTTTAACTGTTCTAAATAAATAATAATATTGATATTTATCATAAAATTATTATATACTGAATAACAAAAAACCGCTATGGCCAATGCCAGAGCGGTTTTTAGATGATATTATTAAATTTTTCTTACGCTGGAATTTCTCCTTTATATAAGAAAGAAATAATTTCTTTGTTTAATTTATCGATCATTTCACTGAATAAGTGGAAAGATTCCTGCTTATAGATTACCAGTGGATCTTTCTGCTCATACACAGCTCCCTGTGATGATCTTCTCAAGTCGTCCATTTCACGAAGGTGAAGCTTCCAGTTTTCATCGATAATCGATAAAGTGATATTCTTTTCAAAATCATTCACTAAACTTTCACACTGAGTATCATATGCTTCTTTAAGATCAGCTACAATAGTCATTGTTTTGTGTCCGTCTGTGAAAGGAACCTGGATCATTTTGAACATTGAACCCTGATTTTGGTATACATTCTCAATGATAGGGAATGATTTTTCTTTCAACAGATTCAGCTTCATTCTATAATCCTCCTGAGCTGCTTTGAATAAGATATTGGTCAGATCCTGAACATTCTTATTATTAAAATCACTTTGTGAAACCGGAGATTCCATCGTAAATGTTTTAATGATTTCATATTCAAAATCTTTATAATTTCCTGAAGCTTTCCCTTTCGCAACGATAGAATTAGCTACATCAAAAATCATATTGGTGATGTCATACTTCAAGTGGTCTCCGAAAAGAGCATTCTTTCTTCTCTTGTAGATTACATCACGTTGTTTATTCATTACGTCATCATATTCAAGAAGTCTTTTTCTTGTTCCGAAGTTATTTTCTTCCACTTTCTTCTGAGCTCTTTCAATAGACTTACTGATCATAGAGTGCTGAATTACTTCTCCCTCTTTGTGACCCATTCTGTCCATCATTTTAGCAATTCTTTCAGAACCGAACAAACGCATTAAGTTATCTTCAAGAGATACATAGAACTGAGAACTTCCCGGATCTCCCTGACGTCCCGCTCTACCTCTTAGCTGTCTGTCAACACGTCTTGAATCGTGTCTTTCTGTACCGATGATGGCTAAACCTCCTGCATCTTTTACTTCTTTAGAAAGCTTAATATCGGTACCACGACCTGCCATGTTGGTTGCAATGGTTACAACTCCCGGCTGTCCTGCTCCAGCTACAATTTCCGCTTCTTTTTTGTGAAGCTTCGCGTTCAATACCTGGTGTGGGATCTTTCTTAATTGAAGTGCTTTTGATAGTAATTGAGAAATTTCAACAGAAGTCGTTCCTACAAGTACAGGTCTTTTCTGTGCTGTTAATTTTTCAATTTCTTCGATTACAGCATTATATTTTTCTCTGTTGGTTTTGAAAACCAAGTCTTGTTTGTCATGTCTTAAAATAGGACGGTTGGTAGGAATTACCACAACGTCTAATTTGTAGATTTCCCAAAGCTCTCCAGCTTCGGTTTCAGCAGTACCTGTCATCCCCGCAAGCTTGTTGTACATACGGAAATAGTTCTGAAGCGTGATGGTTGCAAAAGTTTGAGTAGCTGCCTCAATTTTTACATTCTCTTTCGCTTCAATTGCCTGGTGAAGACCGTCTGAATAACGACGTCCCTCCATAATACGTCCTGTCTGCTCATCAACGATTTTTACTTCACCATCAATCACCACATACTCATCATCTTTTTCAAATAGTGTGTAAGCTTTCAATAGCTGGCTCATCGTGTGAACTCGCTCAGATTTTTCGGCAAATTCAGCGAAAAGTTTTTCTTTAGCTTCGAATTCTTCTTCTTTGGAAAGATTTTTAGCTTCTACTTCAGCAATCTCAGTTCCGATATCCGGAAGTACGAAGAAGTTAGGATCAGAGTTTCCTTGAGACATGTATTCAACACCTTTGTCTGTAAGGTCAACCTGATTGTTTTTCTCCTCGATCACGAAGTAAAGATCTTTATCTACAATCGGCATATCACGGTTGTTGTCCTGCATGTATTGTGCTTCAACTTTCTGAAGCAATGCTCTGTTTCCGCTTTCCGATAAGAATTTGATTAATTGTCTGTTTTTTGGAAGACCTCTGTATGCCTGAAGTAATTTGAAACCACCTTCTTTTGTATTTCCTGCAGCGATTAATTTCTTCGCTTCATTGAAAATAGCAGAAACGGTTTTCTTTTGTACTTCAACAATTCTGTCGATAGAAGGCTTAAGAACATCAAACTCCTGTCTGTCTCCTTGAGGAACCGGACCTGAAATGATCAATGGCGTTCTTGCATCATCTACCAATACAGAGTCCACTTCATCCACGATAGCAAAGTTAAGTTCTCTTTGTACCAGTTCTGAAGGTGATGTCACCATGTTGTCTCTCAGATAATCGAAACCGAATTCGTTATTCGTTCCATAGGTAATATCCGAGTTGTATGCTTTTCTTCTTCCGTCCGAGTTCGGCTGGTGGTTATCAATACAATCGATAGACATACCGTGGAACTGATAAAGAGGTCCCATCCATGCCGAGTCTCTTTTTGCAAGATAATCGTTCACCGTTACAACGTGTACCCCTCTTTCAGGAAGTGAATTTAAATAAATAGGTAATGTTCCTACCAAAGTTTTACCTTCACCGGTTGCCATTTCGGCAATTTTACCACTGTGAAGAATAATCCCTCCGATAAACTGAACATCATAGTGGACCATATCCCAAACTACAGGAGTTCCGGCAGCGTCCCATGAGTTTTTCCAAACAGCTGTGTCTCCCTCAATACTGACGAAATCTTTCCCTGCAGCAGCCAGTTCTCTGTCCCAGTCACTAGCCGTTACACGGATTTCTCCATTCTGAGCCCATCTTCTTGCCGTTTCTTTGATCAATGCAAAAGCTTCGGGAAGAATCTGAACCAGAACTTTTTCTTCAATTTCGTAAGATTCTTTCTTTAAAGACTCAATTTTTGAGAAAAGAGCTTCTTTCTCGTCAACGTTGGTTGAATTTTTTATCTGCTCTTTTATCTGTTCTATTTGAGCGGTGATCTTGCTGGTTGCAGATTTTATATTCTCTTTAAACTCAGCCGTCTTTTGTCTCAACCCATCATCCGACAATTGTTGGATGTTAGGTTCTACTGCTCTGATTTTTGTTACAACTTTTTTTACTTCTTTTAGGTCCTGCG
Encoded here:
- the secA gene encoding preprotein translocase subunit SecA, with the protein product MSFLNKVLKGFLGDKKAQDLKEVKKVVTKIRAVEPNIQQLSDDGLRQKTAEFKENIKSATSKITAQIEQIKEQIKNSTNVDEKEALFSKIESLKKESYEIEEKVLVQILPEAFALIKETARRWAQNGEIRVTASDWDRELAAAGKDFVSIEGDTAVWKNSWDAAGTPVVWDMVHYDVQFIGGIILHSGKIAEMATGEGKTLVGTLPIYLNSLPERGVHVVTVNDYLAKRDSAWMGPLYQFHGMSIDCIDNHQPNSDGRRKAYNSDITYGTNNEFGFDYLRDNMVTSPSELVQRELNFAIVDEVDSVLVDDARTPLIISGPVPQGDRQEFDVLKPSIDRIVEVQKKTVSAIFNEAKKLIAAGNTKEGGFKLLQAYRGLPKNRQLIKFLSESGNRALLQKVEAQYMQDNNRDMPIVDKDLYFVIEEKNNQVDLTDKGVEYMSQGNSDPNFFVLPDIGTEIAEVEAKNLSKEEEFEAKEKLFAEFAEKSERVHTMSQLLKAYTLFEKDDEYVVIDGEVKIVDEQTGRIMEGRRYSDGLHQAIEAKENVKIEAATQTFATITLQNYFRMYNKLAGMTGTAETEAGELWEIYKLDVVVIPTNRPILRHDKQDLVFKTNREKYNAVIEEIEKLTAQKRPVLVGTTSVEISQLLSKALQLRKIPHQVLNAKLHKKEAEIVAGAGQPGVVTIATNMAGRGTDIKLSKEVKDAGGLAIIGTERHDSRRVDRQLRGRAGRQGDPGSSQFYVSLEDNLMRLFGSERIAKMMDRMGHKEGEVIQHSMISKSIERAQKKVEENNFGTRKRLLEYDDVMNKQRDVIYKRRKNALFGDHLKYDITNMIFDVANSIVAKGKASGNYKDFEYEIIKTFTMESPVSQSDFNNKNVQDLTNILFKAAQEDYRMKLNLLKEKSFPIIENVYQNQGSMFKMIQVPFTDGHKTMTIVADLKEAYDTQCESLVNDFEKNITLSIIDENWKLHLREMDDLRRSSQGAVYEQKDPLVIYKQESFHLFSEMIDKLNKEIISFLYKGEIPA